In a single window of the Spirochaeta isovalerica genome:
- the murA gene encoding UDP-N-acetylglucosamine 1-carboxyvinyltransferase produces the protein MHKYIIEGGFPIKGKIKANGNKNAALPCIAATLLSDEDVILSNIPEIEDVLVMFDILRHLGSDVEKISDHKYRVKTNDIKTSELPAEICGKVRASILFAGPILARTGKVILPPPGGDVIGRRRLDTHFLALSELGARVEIDGVFKLTANKLIGQDIFLDEASVTATENAIMAAVLAEGETILSNCASEPHIQDLCNMLNAMGADISGIGSNILKIQGKGKLSGTEFNIGADFMEVGSLIGLCAVTGGELEINDADPHYLRMTRLGFNKMGINWQQDENSVFVPSNQKMKIVADLGGSIPHIDDAPWPGFPPDLLSIMTVVATQVEGTILIHEKMFESRMFFVDKLIGMGAGIILCDPHRAVITGPRRLRGDSLVSPDVRAGMAMVIAALCAQGQSEIHNVYQIERGYEDIANRLNSLGARIKRVKDE, from the coding sequence ATGCATAAATATATTATTGAGGGCGGCTTTCCCATAAAAGGGAAAATCAAGGCTAACGGCAATAAAAATGCCGCTCTTCCCTGCATCGCCGCCACTCTTTTGAGCGATGAAGATGTTATTCTGAGCAACATACCGGAGATTGAAGATGTTCTGGTTATGTTTGATATTCTCAGACATCTGGGGTCGGATGTTGAAAAAATCAGCGATCATAAATACAGAGTCAAAACCAATGATATAAAAACCAGCGAGCTCCCGGCTGAGATATGCGGAAAGGTGAGAGCCTCCATACTTTTTGCCGGTCCCATTCTGGCCAGAACAGGTAAAGTCATTCTTCCCCCACCGGGAGGCGATGTCATAGGCCGGAGACGACTGGATACCCATTTTCTGGCGCTTTCCGAGCTTGGTGCCCGCGTTGAGATTGACGGTGTTTTCAAACTTACAGCCAACAAACTGATCGGACAGGATATTTTTCTCGATGAGGCATCTGTTACGGCAACGGAAAACGCCATTATGGCTGCTGTATTGGCAGAAGGGGAAACCATTCTCTCCAATTGTGCTTCGGAGCCCCATATCCAGGATCTCTGCAATATGCTCAATGCCATGGGAGCTGATATTTCCGGTATCGGATCCAACATTCTCAAAATCCAGGGAAAAGGTAAACTATCGGGAACGGAATTTAATATCGGAGCTGATTTTATGGAAGTCGGCTCTCTAATTGGTTTATGTGCCGTAACAGGCGGAGAACTTGAGATAAACGATGCTGATCCCCATTACCTGAGAATGACCCGTCTCGGTTTTAACAAAATGGGTATTAACTGGCAGCAGGATGAAAATTCCGTATTTGTTCCTTCCAACCAGAAGATGAAAATAGTAGCCGATCTCGGAGGAAGTATCCCTCATATCGATGACGCTCCCTGGCCCGGTTTTCCACCGGATCTTCTGAGCATCATGACGGTTGTCGCTACGCAGGTTGAGGGAACAATACTTATCCATGAGAAAATGTTCGAGTCCAGAATGTTTTTTGTGGACAAACTGATAGGAATGGGTGCGGGTATCATTCTCTGCGATCCCCATAGAGCAGTAATAACAGGCCCCAGACGGCTTCGGGGCGACAGTCTGGTATCTCCGGACGTCAGAGCAGGAATGGCTATGGTTATAGCCGCTCTCTGCGCTCAGGGACAAAGTGAAATTCATAATGTCTATCAGATTGAAAGGGGTTATGAAGACATTGCAAACCGTTTGAATTCTCTGGGTGCACGCATTAAGCGGGTAAAAGACGAATAA
- a CDS encoding winged helix-turn-helix domain-containing protein, with translation MRKILNIINPESELDYLISELSEDNYTPFTYVITEKPYKSSDIILASFREISDKRNLFKEYDFIPFIVYGQISLISRAFSLGASDFIKAPFVLDELNSRALKIFNYDRLSIKGETAFFDLSGIHFRENSISLTEMEYKILHLLVSNKNRIVGRETFIYRLGLGEDKSRSLDVHINSLRKKLFFLMKDLSEDNFIIKTVRGKGYTINTQFTCG, from the coding sequence ATGAGGAAGATATTAAATATAATCAATCCCGAAAGCGAACTTGATTATCTTATCTCCGAATTATCAGAAGATAATTACACTCCCTTCACTTATGTAATCACGGAAAAGCCCTACAAATCTTCCGATATAATTCTTGCTTCCTTCCGTGAAATATCAGATAAAAGAAATTTGTTCAAAGAATATGATTTTATCCCCTTTATAGTTTATGGACAGATCTCCCTCATCAGCCGTGCCTTTTCTCTGGGAGCATCAGATTTTATCAAAGCGCCTTTTGTGCTTGATGAATTGAATAGCAGAGCTTTAAAAATCTTCAATTATGACAGGCTAAGCATCAAGGGAGAGACAGCTTTTTTCGATTTATCCGGTATTCATTTCAGAGAAAACTCAATCTCTTTAACGGAAATGGAATATAAGATACTTCACCTTCTTGTCTCCAACAAAAACAGAATTGTAGGGCGGGAGACATTTATCTACAGATTAGGCCTGGGAGAGGATAAAAGCCGCTCTCTCGATGTCCATATCAATTCACTGAGAAAAAAGCTATTTTTCCTGATGAAAGACCTCTCTGAAGATAATTTCATTATAAAGACTGTCAGGGGAAAGGGTTATACGATTAATACACAATTTACTTGTGGATAA
- a CDS encoding STAS domain-containing protein — protein sequence MSNNNNIVPGFDEEKDDSLKIRLQSIPTTKGCLVLYLTGYIDTYNSNFFQKRVTKAIEAGFTKLIFHCGGLNYVSSTGIGSFTAFLKSVKPRGGDLVLLEIQPKVYEVFQLLGFSQFFNIQDSLDEAVEFFGPDGTAPKSDVFPKIFRCPICSKKLKASRAGRFRCSECKTILAIDNSGQVFLG from the coding sequence ATGAGCAACAACAACAATATCGTACCGGGTTTTGACGAAGAAAAAGATGATAGCCTCAAAATAAGACTACAGAGTATACCGACAACAAAAGGATGCCTAGTCCTTTATTTAACCGGATATATCGATACATACAATTCGAACTTTTTCCAGAAGCGTGTAACCAAGGCTATTGAAGCCGGTTTTACAAAGCTCATTTTCCATTGCGGTGGATTGAATTACGTCTCCAGTACCGGTATAGGATCTTTCACAGCTTTTCTGAAATCTGTTAAACCCCGCGGCGGTGATCTGGTCCTACTTGAGATACAGCCTAAAGTTTACGAAGTATTTCAGCTTCTCGGTTTTTCCCAGTTTTTCAATATCCAGGATAGTCTGGATGAAGCTGTCGAATTTTTCGGACCTGACGGAACGGCGCCTAAAAGCGATGTTTTTCCGAAAATTTTCCGCTGTCCTATTTGTTCCAAAAAACTTAAAGCCAGCCGGGCCGGCAGATTCCGATGCAGTGAATGTAAAACAATACTTGCTATTGATAACAGCGGCCAGGTTTTCCTGGGTTGA
- a CDS encoding sigma-54-dependent transcriptional regulator: MFRLFYIDRDPDYYNDLICWLPEYCTLHNLLLQDIESRLPPLKWETDILLINPEYTGHSVDFLSELIERLLPVPLIFLSDTTELPFVVSLMKTGAHSFLNKRKDKSILIETIKQIIYNMPDHSDSESEILLPELVGTSSHIQKLKKDIIRLRSSSIHIHLTGETGTGKEMAARAIHKCRSDQKKKLFALNCGSLAENLVESELFGTRKGAFTDAVERAGLFETADGSTLMLDEVSELSKTAQVKLLRVLEYGTFNRVGGTKELKSDFQLITASNRNLRDEVSKGNFREDLFYRITTLIINIPPLRARKEDIGELSRHFLKINKSERKITAGAMNKLKDHSWPGNIRELKQVIERADHFSWQNKAIEPKHIVFY, encoded by the coding sequence ATGTTCCGCTTATTTTACATTGATAGAGATCCTGATTACTACAATGATCTGATCTGCTGGCTCCCTGAATACTGCACTCTCCACAATCTTCTCCTTCAGGATATTGAATCACGACTGCCGCCGCTGAAATGGGAAACAGATATACTTCTGATCAACCCCGAATACACAGGGCACAGCGTGGATTTTCTCTCAGAGCTCATAGAAAGACTTCTGCCCGTACCTCTGATATTTCTGTCCGATACAACGGAACTTCCTTTTGTTGTATCGCTGATGAAAACAGGAGCCCATTCCTTTCTCAATAAAAGAAAAGACAAAAGCATTCTCATAGAAACCATAAAACAGATTATCTATAACATGCCCGATCATTCGGATTCGGAATCGGAAATACTGCTCCCGGAGCTTGTTGGAACATCTTCCCATATTCAAAAGCTCAAAAAAGATATTATCAGATTGAGATCCAGTTCCATTCATATCCATTTAACCGGCGAAACCGGTACGGGAAAAGAAATGGCCGCCAGAGCCATACATAAATGCCGGTCGGATCAGAAAAAAAAGCTGTTTGCTCTGAACTGCGGCTCTCTTGCGGAAAACCTGGTCGAATCGGAACTCTTCGGTACAAGAAAAGGAGCTTTCACCGATGCTGTAGAAAGAGCCGGACTGTTCGAGACCGCCGACGGTTCAACCCTGATGCTCGATGAAGTGAGTGAATTATCCAAAACGGCTCAAGTGAAACTGCTGAGAGTTCTAGAATACGGAACTTTCAACAGAGTGGGAGGGACAAAAGAGTTGAAATCTGACTTTCAACTTATTACAGCGTCAAACCGCAACTTGAGAGATGAAGTCAGCAAGGGGAACTTCAGAGAAGATTTATTTTACAGAATTACGACGCTAATTATTAATATACCTCCCTTAAGGGCCCGAAAAGAGGATATCGGTGAACTATCGCGGCATTTTCTGAAAATAAATAAAAGTGAAAGAAAAATAACGGCCGGTGCTATGAACAAATTAAAAGATCACTCCTGGCCGGGCAATATCAGAGAACTGAAACAGGTGATTGAAAGGGCCGATCATTTTTCATGGCAGAATAAAGCCATTGAACCGAAGCATATTGTTTTCTACTGA
- a CDS encoding FxsA family protein has protein sequence MLSVQYILSLFKDTKAVQILFFLMGAAIIQIVDLILTLFLTHLFGDFLILALISCLSLAGLFFSYLSVSNRISKINESCLDGCFPETLFHKLSGAFLAALLLFMPGFVSSIIGFFILLPPLSVPAGKYLSVKSDTDWHTVYEYMKI, from the coding sequence ATGCTAAGCGTTCAGTATATTCTTTCTTTATTTAAAGATACTAAAGCCGTTCAGATACTTTTTTTTCTTATGGGAGCGGCTATAATTCAGATAGTGGATCTCATCCTCACACTTTTTCTGACTCACCTCTTCGGAGATTTTCTCATACTCGCTCTTATCAGCTGCCTGTCTCTGGCTGGACTTTTCTTCTCTTATCTGAGCGTAAGCAATAGAATAAGCAAGATTAACGAAAGCTGTCTCGACGGCTGTTTTCCCGAAACTCTTTTTCATAAACTGTCGGGAGCATTCCTTGCGGCTCTGCTTCTGTTCATGCCCGGATTTGTTTCTTCAATAATCGGTTTCTTTATACTTCTGCCGCCTCTGTCCGTTCCGGCAGGTAAATACCTGTCAGTAAAAAGCGATACCGACTGGCATACTGTCTACGAGTATATGAAGATCTGA
- a CDS encoding WecB/TagA/CpsF family glycosyltransferase produces the protein MESERLNSRINFMKVPLDILEEKNLEEKILELLQNDKSNQIVLLSFADYIKARNSREFRTLLNKASLVLPSSSLITGGIKFLYGRESSVYINYDLVLKILSILERNGKSIYIIGSNRKTIMTSEKNLKDSYPGLHLVGRSSSFYNKESEKDITLAIKKSSPSLLLAGSGLKGKNYWLYRNCDKFNPGLTLWSPDCFEIFSGKKKRPSKRVSKRFFSRLGRSILKPWRIFYIFPYLMFHINLIVYRLFKNK, from the coding sequence ATGGAGTCTGAAAGACTGAACAGCCGCATCAACTTTATGAAAGTTCCCCTGGATATTCTCGAAGAAAAGAATCTGGAGGAAAAAATTCTGGAATTACTGCAGAATGATAAATCCAATCAGATAGTTCTTTTAAGCTTTGCCGATTATATTAAAGCTCGGAACAGCAGAGAATTCAGAACTCTTTTGAATAAAGCATCCCTTGTATTGCCATCATCATCCCTGATCACAGGGGGGATAAAATTTCTTTACGGCCGCGAATCATCAGTCTATATCAATTATGATCTTGTTTTGAAGATTCTGAGCATACTGGAAAGAAACGGAAAATCCATATATATCATCGGTTCCAACAGAAAAACGATTATGACGTCGGAAAAAAACCTTAAGGATTCCTATCCCGGTCTTCATCTCGTTGGAAGAAGCAGCAGTTTCTACAATAAAGAGAGTGAAAAAGATATAACCCTGGCTATTAAAAAATCTTCACCTTCTCTTCTGCTGGCGGGAAGCGGACTGAAAGGAAAAAATTACTGGCTCTACCGCAACTGCGATAAATTCAATCCCGGCCTGACTCTATGGAGCCCTGACTGCTTTGAAATCTTTTCAGGTAAAAAGAAAAGGCCTTCAAAGAGAGTCTCAAAACGTTTTTTCTCGAGACTGGGTAGGTCGATTCTCAAACCCTGGCGGATTTTTTATATTTTCCCCTACTTGATGTTCCATATAAACCTGATTGTCTACAGACTTTTCAAAAATAAATGA
- a CDS encoding RsmE family RNA methyltransferase, producing the protein MRQFILPNEFSGDDTLTLTGESFHYLCRVLRKKEGDTFPGLDRQGNHWNIVISKIEEDSCRLNVSPDKTSRRKLTEITLVQCLPKGKKMDLVIRQAVESGVSRIIPVESDHAVPRFENDKDRNKKRERWEKIALEAMQQSGSEIVPEICKPVKMERLFDYTGIKSLGLFCHQERIDHNSLHQYLNETPDEVFIVIGPEGGLSDREVEILFERDFKPVYLGDNILRTETAALFATAAVKVLLLENEKWSLKD; encoded by the coding sequence ATGAGACAGTTTATTTTACCAAATGAGTTTTCCGGAGATGATACTCTAACTTTGACAGGTGAAAGCTTTCATTATCTCTGCCGGGTTCTCAGAAAAAAAGAAGGCGATACTTTTCCCGGTCTGGACAGACAAGGGAATCACTGGAATATCGTGATCAGCAAAATAGAAGAAGACTCATGCCGCCTCAATGTCAGTCCCGATAAAACTTCGAGGAGAAAACTGACTGAAATAACACTTGTTCAGTGTTTGCCGAAAGGTAAAAAGATGGATCTTGTCATCCGCCAGGCTGTTGAATCGGGCGTTTCCCGTATCATCCCAGTTGAAAGCGACCACGCCGTTCCCCGTTTTGAAAACGATAAAGACAGAAACAAAAAAAGGGAGCGGTGGGAGAAGATTGCCCTGGAAGCTATGCAGCAAAGCGGTTCGGAAATAGTCCCGGAAATCTGTAAGCCAGTCAAAATGGAAAGATTATTCGATTATACAGGAATAAAAAGTCTGGGACTTTTCTGCCATCAGGAGAGGATTGACCACAATTCCCTACATCAGTATCTTAATGAGACCCCCGATGAGGTTTTTATAGTGATCGGCCCGGAGGGGGGATTATCAGATCGGGAAGTGGAGATCCTTTTCGAGAGAGATTTTAAACCGGTTTACCTGGGAGACAATATTTTGAGAACAGAAACAGCAGCCCTTTTTGCAACGGCTGCTGTCAAAGTTCTATTACTGGAGAATGAAAAATGGAGTCTGAAAGACTGA
- a CDS encoding secondary thiamine-phosphate synthase enzyme YjbQ: MSYSEIPIKTPERTIMIDISPQVQAAVSATGLEEGIAVVYCPHTTAGITINENADPAVKKDMIRSLNKLIPYQAGYTHLEGNSDAHIKATLTGLSVTVPVFGGRLALGTWQGIYFCEYDGPRNRRFIVKSVNG, from the coding sequence ATGAGCTACAGTGAAATACCTATAAAAACTCCCGAGCGGACTATCATGATCGATATTTCCCCGCAAGTTCAGGCGGCGGTTTCCGCCACCGGACTTGAAGAAGGAATCGCTGTCGTCTACTGCCCTCATACGACAGCCGGAATTACCATCAATGAAAATGCCGATCCTGCTGTAAAAAAGGATATGATCCGATCGCTCAACAAACTGATACCCTATCAAGCGGGTTACACCCATCTGGAAGGAAATTCCGATGCCCATATAAAAGCGACTTTAACCGGTTTGTCCGTTACCGTACCAGTATTTGGCGGCCGGCTGGCTCTGGGAACATGGCAGGGTATATATTTCTGTGAATATGACGGACCCAGAAACCGGAGATTCATAGTAAAATCTGTAAACGGATAA
- a CDS encoding S41 family peptidase, which produces MKRKRERLIWAGVTSTLLVAVVILLFAFRAPSVAAQNSFTYNREVEKYMNLLKNAYYYILNNYVEEVPPEDLFKGAMNGLFESLDDPYSVYLDELAVQNLTDTTQGKFGGVGLYISKSLIFDEDNPYGRKPYVEVVSPIEGTPAFRAGIHSGDYIYKIDGESAKDLTTSEVSDLLRGTPGTPVDVTILRGESITFDVTLVRDNIEIPTVKEDMIDDEIAYMRIIQFTPYTAKRIEDAIKTFKRNRYEGLIIDLRGNPGGLLSSVVEIADYFFDNGTIVSTKSRIEDENEVFTAKRGTLVDEDIPIVVIIDNGSASASEILTGALKDRNRAVVVGQTSYGKGSVQTMVGLGESAIKLTMARYYTPSGISIDKTGIDPDVPVELPEFTDEELESYSRLLEKNTIREFVQDSEVNDRTIASFIKELRNDNIILSDTTIRRLINSEVNRMSDNPPVFDMEYDESLQKAVELLKEKL; this is translated from the coding sequence ATGAAAAGAAAGAGAGAAAGATTAATCTGGGCGGGGGTCACATCGACATTGCTTGTCGCTGTCGTTATACTCCTTTTCGCCTTCAGGGCGCCCTCCGTTGCAGCACAGAACAGTTTCACATACAACCGGGAAGTTGAGAAGTACATGAATCTTCTCAAAAACGCCTATTATTACATTTTAAATAATTATGTGGAGGAAGTTCCGCCGGAAGACCTGTTCAAAGGAGCCATGAACGGACTTTTTGAAAGTCTTGATGATCCCTATTCGGTTTATCTCGACGAACTGGCGGTTCAGAACCTGACCGATACGACCCAGGGGAAATTCGGCGGTGTCGGTTTGTACATTTCCAAATCCCTCATCTTTGATGAGGATAATCCCTATGGCCGAAAGCCCTATGTAGAAGTTGTCTCGCCGATAGAAGGAACGCCGGCATTCAGAGCAGGCATTCACTCGGGTGACTACATTTATAAAATTGATGGTGAATCGGCCAAAGATCTGACAACAAGTGAAGTCTCCGATCTGCTCAGAGGCACTCCCGGCACACCTGTTGATGTGACAATCCTCAGAGGAGAAAGCATCACTTTCGATGTGACACTTGTCAGAGACAACATAGAAATACCCACCGTCAAAGAGGATATGATCGATGACGAAATCGCCTATATGAGAATCATCCAGTTCACTCCCTACACGGCGAAGCGCATTGAAGATGCCATAAAAACCTTTAAACGGAACCGCTATGAAGGGCTTATTATTGATCTTCGCGGGAATCCCGGGGGTCTTCTCTCGTCAGTTGTGGAAATTGCTGATTATTTTTTCGACAACGGCACAATTGTCAGCACTAAATCACGTATAGAAGACGAAAATGAGGTTTTTACTGCAAAAAGAGGAACTCTTGTCGATGAAGATATCCCCATAGTTGTTATTATCGATAACGGTTCCGCTTCGGCTTCAGAAATCCTGACCGGAGCACTGAAAGATAGAAACAGAGCTGTTGTCGTAGGTCAGACAAGTTACGGAAAAGGGTCGGTGCAGACCATGGTCGGCCTGGGAGAAAGCGCCATAAAACTCACTATGGCCCGTTATTATACACCTTCAGGAATCAGCATAGATAAAACCGGAATCGATCCCGATGTGCCTGTAGAGCTACCCGAATTCACTGACGAAGAACTGGAATCCTACTCCAGACTCCTTGAAAAGAACACGATAAGAGAGTTCGTACAGGATAGTGAAGTCAACGACAGAACAATCGCCAGTTTCATCAAAGAATTGAGAAATGATAATATCATTCTCTCCGATACGACGATCCGGAGACTGATCAATTCGGAAGTGAACCGCATGTCGGACAATCCTCCGGTTTTCGATATGGAGTACGATGAATCTCTCCAGAAGGCCGTGGAACTGCTGAAAGAAAAGTTATGA
- a CDS encoding P-loop NTPase produces MQILSIASGKGGVGKSLVAANLSIALAKAGKKVVLADLDLGGSNLHLILGNRIPEKGIGTLLNKPFTTIDEIIYETDYKNLLFIPGEAELPGAANISATQKKKLIRKLLTLDADYLIADLGAGTSFNTMDMFLLSGQGLIVTTPTLTATLNAYLFLKNAVFRIMSASFPRKSPAFQYLESLRKDGESLQKVFIPRLVENIKKIDPESHALYEERIKSLQPRLILNMLEDPKDANKAGKLRHSCREYLGINLDHLGVMYRDELQTVALNSRLPIVSYKPQSVLSQAIFRIADKILEQENDLAPRPLTFDESETSFQIAELEAETDFNSKMQSLEELLDCGALTQGDLIDTIKSQQFELNMLRRENRFLKNQFVKNNKRK; encoded by the coding sequence ATGCAGATTCTGTCCATAGCCAGCGGAAAAGGGGGCGTGGGAAAATCCTTAGTCGCCGCGAATCTCTCCATCGCCCTGGCCAAAGCCGGTAAAAAAGTCGTTCTCGCCGATCTGGATCTGGGAGGATCCAATCTCCATCTCATTCTGGGAAACCGCATTCCCGAAAAAGGGATAGGGACTCTTCTCAACAAACCTTTCACCACTATCGACGAGATTATTTACGAAACGGATTACAAAAACCTCCTCTTCATTCCCGGTGAAGCCGAACTTCCCGGAGCTGCCAATATCAGCGCGACCCAGAAAAAAAAGCTGATCAGAAAGCTTCTTACTCTCGATGCGGATTATCTAATCGCCGACCTGGGGGCCGGAACCAGCTTCAATACGATGGATATGTTTCTGCTTTCGGGGCAGGGACTGATTGTTACCACCCCGACTCTGACAGCGACGCTCAATGCCTACCTGTTTCTGAAAAATGCCGTTTTCAGAATCATGAGCGCCTCCTTTCCCAGGAAATCTCCGGCCTTTCAATATCTGGAGTCTCTGAGGAAAGACGGCGAGTCGCTTCAGAAGGTCTTTATTCCCCGGCTGGTGGAAAACATAAAGAAAATCGATCCGGAAAGCCACGCTTTATACGAAGAGAGGATAAAGAGCCTCCAGCCGAGACTGATTCTCAATATGCTCGAAGATCCTAAAGACGCGAATAAAGCAGGTAAGCTCCGCCATTCCTGCCGGGAGTACCTGGGAATCAACCTCGATCATCTCGGCGTGATGTACCGGGACGAGCTGCAGACGGTAGCTCTTAATTCTCGGTTGCCGATTGTGTCCTATAAGCCCCAGTCGGTTCTGTCACAGGCTATTTTCCGCATTGCCGACAAAATCCTGGAACAGGAAAACGATCTGGCGCCCCGGCCGCTGACATTTGATGAGAGTGAGACGTCTTTCCAGATAGCCGAGCTGGAAGCGGAGACTGACTTCAACTCCAAGATGCAGTCACTGGAAGAGCTCCTCGACTGCGGCGCTCTGACTCAGGGAGATTTGATTGATACGATAAAAAGCCAGCAGTTCGAACTGAATATGCTGAGAAGAGAGAACCGGTTTTTGAAAAACCAGTTTGTAAAAAACAATAAAAGAAAGTAA
- the lgt gene encoding prolipoprotein diacylglyceryl transferase produces MLYISFPTWLKPEIIPGLPVRWYGLMYLIAFAIAFYLFKYQVKEKKIDVPEDDVVNFIFWTIIGLIIGARIFAALVYDTTGIYRSKPWLIFWPFYNGQFVGLQGMSYHGGVIGGVVGAVIYTKVKKYNTLLWGDMLTAAIPLGYTFGRLGNFINGELYGRVTTSPLGIVFPHAQRFSTSLDWVRDTAARIGMDISGMNVVNLPRHPSQLYEALFEGIILWAILWFIVRKRKPFNGFVISAYMIGYGVFRFFIEYMREPDAGMDFPLQWGASEAPNYLLTSFFNFSTGQILCFIMILSGTGMNLFLYFRKKNSEKIVEKPINKGKNDMRKLKKKIK; encoded by the coding sequence ATGCTCTATATTTCTTTTCCCACCTGGCTGAAGCCGGAAATCATACCGGGGCTTCCCGTGCGATGGTACGGCCTGATGTATTTAATCGCTTTTGCCATCGCCTTCTACCTGTTCAAATATCAGGTAAAAGAGAAAAAAATCGATGTTCCCGAAGATGATGTCGTGAATTTTATTTTCTGGACCATAATCGGCCTGATTATCGGGGCGAGAATTTTCGCCGCCCTCGTTTACGACACGACGGGAATTTACAGGTCAAAGCCCTGGTTGATTTTCTGGCCATTCTATAACGGTCAGTTTGTCGGTCTTCAGGGGATGTCCTATCATGGGGGCGTCATAGGCGGAGTTGTCGGCGCCGTTATCTACACAAAAGTTAAAAAGTACAACACGCTTCTGTGGGGCGATATGCTCACCGCCGCCATACCCCTGGGCTACACATTCGGGCGTCTGGGCAATTTTATCAACGGGGAACTTTACGGGCGAGTCACTACATCTCCCTTGGGAATTGTTTTCCCTCATGCCCAGCGCTTTTCGACGTCTCTGGACTGGGTCCGTGACACGGCCGCCAGGATCGGTATGGATATAAGCGGCATGAATGTCGTCAATCTTCCCCGTCATCCCTCTCAGTTGTATGAAGCGCTTTTCGAAGGAATTATCCTCTGGGCGATACTGTGGTTTATTGTAAGAAAGAGGAAGCCCTTTAACGGATTTGTTATAAGCGCCTATATGATCGGATACGGCGTTTTCCGGTTTTTTATCGAATATATGAGAGAGCCCGATGCGGGAATGGATTTCCCCCTTCAGTGGGGCGCATCGGAAGCTCCCAACTATCTGCTCACCTCATTTTTCAACTTCTCGACCGGTCAGATTCTCTGTTTCATCATGATTCTTTCCGGAACGGGTATGAATCTCTTTCTCTATTTCAGAAAGAAAAACAGTGAGAAAATCGTGGAAAAGCCGATAAATAAAGGTAAGAACGACATGAGGAAATTGAAAAAAAAGATAAAATGA